Proteins encoded in a region of the Malaciobacter mytili LMG 24559 genome:
- a CDS encoding TolC family protein → MKKYLIVISFLILNLSANSLESLVTNALDKNNELKSIEKSILIANENITLATKLSNPILSLGINDIHTNENYDKRDLEAMQAQFIGITQAIPITNKLEINKSIQITNKNILALSLEDKKLLLKAKIYELAYNIAILEEKKRLILEQKRNIGKLEKLQNYLYQTSKTDVKTLFDTKLINKNFDITLNNLQTNITTLKLNLEEIAYTKIDNLNINLDVFKASLENNIEKHPKVQAFNEQLKAFKQQEAYEKALKTSDINFNITYFNRTEFQDYVNVSVAIPLSIYNRENINVKKAQYSYLKAKNDLESLRRNFTTTQQILQNELNTSYENYQLLSKEMLALQNSIDKSLKIDNKFKNNSTQIIQNLNKTLKLQIDALDEKSKFFTTLAKSKYYEGNIQ, encoded by the coding sequence ATGAAAAAGTATCTCATTGTAATCTCATTTTTAATATTAAATTTAAGTGCGAACTCTCTTGAAAGTTTAGTAACTAATGCTTTAGATAAAAATAATGAACTTAAAAGTATTGAAAAATCAATACTGATTGCAAATGAGAATATAACTCTTGCAACTAAGCTTTCAAATCCTATTTTATCTTTAGGAATCAATGATATTCATACAAATGAAAACTATGATAAAAGAGATTTAGAAGCAATGCAAGCACAGTTTATAGGAATAACACAAGCTATTCCTATAACAAATAAACTTGAAATAAATAAATCAATACAAATTACTAATAAAAATATCTTAGCTTTATCTTTAGAGGATAAAAAACTACTTTTAAAAGCAAAAATCTATGAACTTGCATATAATATTGCTATTTTAGAAGAGAAAAAAAGACTTATATTAGAACAAAAAAGAAATATAGGAAAATTAGAAAAATTACAAAATTATTTATATCAAACTTCTAAAACAGATGTAAAAACACTATTTGATACAAAATTAATAAATAAAAACTTTGATATTACATTAAATAATTTACAAACAAATATAACAACTTTAAAATTAAATCTTGAAGAAATAGCCTATACAAAAATTGATAATTTAAATATAAATCTTGATGTTTTTAAAGCTTCTTTAGAAAATAATATTGAAAAACATCCTAAAGTTCAAGCATTTAATGAACAATTAAAGGCTTTTAAACAACAAGAAGCTTATGAAAAAGCTTTAAAAACTTCAGATATAAACTTTAATATAACTTATTTTAATAGAACTGAGTTTCAAGACTATGTAAATGTTTCTGTTGCTATTCCTTTAAGTATTTATAATAGAGAAAATATAAATGTAAAAAAAGCTCAATATAGTTATTTAAAAGCAAAAAATGATCTAGAAAGTTTAAGAAGAAACTTTACTACAACACAACAAATTTTACAAAATGAATTAAATACAAGCTATGAAAACTATCAATTACTTTCAAAAGAGATGTTAGCTTTACAAAATAGTATTGATAAAAGTTTAAAAATCGATAATAAATTTAAAAATAATAGTACACAAATAATACAAAATCTTAATAAAACACTTAAACTACAAATTGATGCCTTAGATGAAAAAAGTAAATTTTTTACAACTTTAGCAAAATCAAAATATTATGAAGGAAATATACAATGA
- a CDS encoding efflux RND transporter permease subunit — MVENIISYSIKNKFLILFSIIILTVGSFWAVKNTSLDALPDLSPPQVIVQVKWAGQSPKTIEEQVSYPLISNLMSLPNIETVRAMSSFANALIYIIFKDGTDLYDSRNRILEQLSQLQNEFPKDAKISIGPDATGVGWAYEYALKSDTKSLDELRTLQDYYYKFALLGVDGVSEIASIGGFIRNYEITLNQNKMVQYNVSIEEIKKALEKSNNDKGGRIILENGYEHLITARGYLQSVKDIEDITIKTENNIPLKIKDIANVNVTSASRRGMADLNGQGETVGGIVVVRYDENPYKVIKAVKEKLKTLKVQGVEIVETYDRTSLIDKAIDTLKSTLIEESIIVMVVTALFLFHARSALIIILTLPITVLLTFLLMKAFGLGSNIMSLGGIAIAIGAMVDATIVMVENAHKHLQGKEDISNKQRVEIIIKSAKQVGRPIFFALILVVVSFLPIFALTGQEGRLFTPLAFTKTFAMISGAILSITIVPILMIFFIKGKIISEDKNILNKFFIKLYSPLLKLSLNFRYLIIAIFIGTIILAIPVYKKQNWEFMPMMNEQTFMYMPVTPYGLGVDLSKELTQKTDKILKSFPEVQTVFGKAGRADSATDPAPLAMIETIVTLKSEDQWREGMTYKKLMQEMDEKLRVAGLINSWTYPIRGRIDMLLTGIRTPLGIKLYGNDHETLEALALKIEQKLKKYDKTLAVSSDKINSGYYLNIDVKDEMLSRYSITKDDILNTIALGVSGAEVSTFYKGLERYPISLRYETTQRENILALENLQIKTKLGFQPLKLFADLKYEEGPSVIKSEKALNVNFIYITPKSEVSAKEYKDNAKAALEEIQLPAGYYFEWAGQSEYLESAMQRLAYIIPLTLMIIFILIYFALKNVTYTFIIFFTLPFALTGGIFYLEYLNFNISIAVIVGFLALLGVAAETSIVMLVYLHEAMFELKQKGLEFTKEHIYHAVFKGAVLRLRPKLMTLFAILGGLIPIMYINGVGSEVMQRIAAPMIGGMISSAFLTLIIIPSIFYILALKKKEKILEVSISH, encoded by the coding sequence ATGGTTGAAAATATAATCTCATATAGTATAAAAAATAAATTTTTAATTCTTTTTTCAATTATTATTTTAACTGTTGGTTCTTTTTGGGCAGTTAAAAATACAAGTTTAGATGCCTTACCTGATTTATCTCCCCCACAAGTAATTGTGCAAGTTAAATGGGCAGGACAAAGTCCAAAAACTATTGAAGAACAAGTTTCATATCCTTTAATCTCAAACTTAATGAGTTTACCAAATATTGAAACAGTAAGGGCTATGAGTTCTTTTGCAAATGCTTTAATTTATATTATTTTTAAAGATGGAACAGACCTTTATGATTCAAGAAATAGAATTTTAGAACAACTTTCACAACTACAAAATGAGTTTCCAAAAGATGCAAAAATCTCTATTGGTCCTGATGCAACAGGGGTTGGTTGGGCATATGAGTATGCATTAAAATCAGATACAAAAAGTTTAGATGAATTAAGAACTCTACAAGATTATTATTATAAATTTGCACTTTTAGGAGTTGATGGTGTTAGTGAGATAGCTTCTATTGGTGGATTTATTAGAAATTATGAAATTACTTTAAACCAAAATAAAATGGTTCAATATAATGTAAGTATTGAAGAGATAAAAAAAGCTTTAGAAAAAAGTAATAATGATAAAGGTGGAAGAATTATTTTAGAAAATGGTTATGAGCACCTAATCACTGCAAGAGGTTACTTACAAAGCGTAAAAGATATTGAAGATATTACTATTAAAACTGAAAATAATATTCCACTAAAAATAAAAGATATTGCAAATGTAAATGTAACTTCAGCATCAAGAAGAGGTATGGCTGATTTAAATGGTCAAGGGGAAACTGTTGGAGGAATTGTAGTAGTTAGATATGATGAAAATCCATATAAAGTAATAAAAGCTGTAAAAGAGAAACTAAAAACTTTAAAGGTTCAAGGAGTTGAAATAGTTGAAACTTATGATAGAACTTCATTAATAGATAAGGCTATTGATACTTTAAAATCTACTTTAATAGAAGAATCAATTATTGTTATGGTGGTTACTGCTTTATTTTTATTTCATGCAAGGTCAGCACTAATTATAATTCTTACTCTTCCAATTACTGTACTTTTAACTTTTTTACTAATGAAAGCTTTTGGTTTAGGTTCAAATATTATGAGTTTAGGAGGAATTGCTATTGCAATTGGAGCTATGGTTGATGCAACTATTGTAATGGTTGAAAATGCCCATAAACACCTTCAAGGCAAAGAAGATATTTCAAATAAACAAAGAGTAGAAATTATTATCAAATCTGCAAAGCAAGTTGGTCGTCCTATCTTTTTTGCTCTTATTTTAGTTGTGGTATCATTTTTACCTATATTTGCCCTAACAGGTCAAGAAGGAAGACTTTTTACACCTCTTGCTTTTACTAAAACTTTTGCAATGATAAGTGGTGCTATTTTATCTATTACTATCGTTCCTATTTTAATGATATTTTTTATTAAAGGTAAAATTATAAGTGAAGATAAAAATATTTTAAATAAATTCTTTATAAAACTATATTCTCCTCTTTTAAAACTATCTTTAAATTTTAGATATTTAATAATAGCTATTTTTATAGGAACAATTATTTTAGCAATTCCCGTTTATAAAAAACAAAACTGGGAATTTATGCCTATGATGAATGAACAAACTTTTATGTATATGCCTGTAACTCCTTATGGATTAGGGGTTGATTTATCAAAAGAATTAACTCAAAAAACAGATAAAATTTTAAAATCATTTCCTGAAGTACAAACTGTATTTGGAAAAGCTGGACGAGCAGATAGTGCAACTGACCCTGCACCTCTTGCTATGATTGAAACTATTGTTACTTTAAAAAGTGAAGATCAATGGCGAGAAGGGATGACATATAAAAAACTTATGCAAGAAATGGATGAAAAACTAAGAGTTGCTGGGCTTATAAACTCTTGGACTTATCCAATTAGAGGAAGAATAGATATGCTTTTAACAGGTATTAGAACTCCTCTTGGTATAAAACTATATGGAAATGATCATGAAACACTAGAAGCTTTAGCCCTTAAAATTGAACAAAAACTAAAAAAGTATGATAAAACATTGGCTGTTTCTTCTGATAAAATAAACTCAGGATATTATTTAAATATTGATGTAAAAGATGAAATGTTATCAAGATACTCAATTACAAAAGATGATATTTTAAATACTATTGCTTTGGGTGTATCAGGAGCAGAGGTTTCAACTTTTTATAAAGGATTAGAAAGATACCCTATTAGTTTAAGATATGAAACAACACAAAGAGAAAATATCTTAGCTTTAGAAAATCTTCAAATAAAAACAAAACTAGGATTTCAACCTTTAAAACTATTTGCAGATTTAAAATATGAAGAAGGTCCTTCTGTTATAAAATCAGAGAAAGCTTTAAATGTAAACTTTATATATATTACACCAAAAAGTGAAGTAAGTGCTAAAGAGTATAAAGATAATGCAAAAGCTGCCTTAGAAGAGATTCAACTTCCTGCTGGTTACTATTTTGAGTGGGCAGGACAAAGTGAATATTTAGAATCAGCTATGCAAAGATTAGCATATATTATTCCTCTTACTTTGATGATTATTTTTATTTTAATCTATTTTGCTCTAAAAAATGTAACATATACTTTTATTATTTTCTTTACACTACCTTTTGCTTTAACAGGTGGAATATTTTATTTAGAGTATTTAAATTTTAATATTTCTATTGCTGTTATTGTAGGTTTTTTAGCTTTACTTGGTGTAGCAGCAGAAACTTCAATAGTAATGCTTGTATATTTACATGAAGCAATGTTTGAATTAAAACAAAAAGGTTTAGAGTTTACAAAAGAGCATATTTATCATGCTGTTTTTAAAGGGGCAGTTTTAAGACTTAGACCAAAACTTATGACTTTATTTGCAATTTTAGGAGGACTAATACCTATTATGTATATAAATGGTGTAGGAAGTGAAGTTATGCAAAGAATTGCTGCACCTATGATTGGAGGGATGATTTCTTCTGCATTTTTAACACTTATTATTATTCCTTCTATCTTTTATATTTTGGCCTTAAAGAAAAAAGAAAAGATTCTTGAAGTTTCTATTTCTCATTAG
- a CDS encoding efflux RND transporter periplasmic adaptor subunit codes for MRFFLTFLLVSFTLVNAQIIEAQQLFNKKITQVKKEDISITKEFYANSIIIEDKVVDIVTRFDGYITKLNANRLYMDVKKNQPLFSIYSDEIYNISQELKITKNLDKTLYKSSLDKLKVLAVNNKDIEKIKNLKKDFEEVTFYSPIDGIILQKNINFKSFAKKGNLLLQLANIDKLWVIAKIYEADLKEIKTGQKVKVYFDGITSPIESKIDFIYPNVDEKSKTVDIRIVVENKDKKIYPNMFAKVKVEIVNGSMLTLPKTAVLNKANKYYVFQSISKSEFEPIEVEVRRISSNKYQILEGLEENQKVIDNALFLLDSDAVTNGLYDEDNDNW; via the coding sequence ATGAGATTTTTTTTAACATTCTTATTAGTTAGCTTTACATTAGTAAATGCCCAGATTATTGAAGCCCAACAACTTTTTAATAAAAAAATTACACAAGTAAAAAAAGAAGATATTTCTATTACAAAAGAGTTTTATGCAAATAGCATAATTATCGAAGATAAAGTTGTAGATATAGTTACTAGATTTGATGGGTATATTACAAAATTAAATGCCAATAGGTTATATATGGATGTAAAAAAAAATCAACCTTTATTTTCTATTTATTCAGATGAGATTTATAATATTTCTCAAGAACTAAAAATCACTAAGAATTTAGATAAAACTTTATATAAAAGTAGTCTTGATAAATTAAAAGTTTTAGCAGTAAATAATAAAGATATAGAAAAAATCAAAAATCTAAAAAAAGATTTTGAAGAGGTTACTTTTTATTCTCCAATAGATGGAATAATTTTACAAAAAAATATAAACTTTAAATCTTTTGCTAAAAAGGGAAATCTTCTTTTACAACTTGCAAATATAGATAAACTTTGGGTAATTGCAAAGATTTATGAAGCTGATTTAAAAGAGATTAAAACAGGACAAAAAGTAAAAGTATATTTTGATGGGATAACTTCTCCTATTGAATCAAAAATTGATTTTATTTACCCAAATGTGGATGAGAAAAGTAAAACAGTAGATATTAGAATTGTAGTAGAGAATAAAGATAAAAAAATCTATCCAAATATGTTTGCTAAAGTAAAAGTAGAAATTGTAAATGGTTCAATGCTAACGCTACCAAAAACAGCCGTTTTAAATAAAGCAAATAAATACTATGTATTTCAAAGTATTTCAAAAAGTGAGTTTGAGCCAATAGAAGTTGAAGTAAGAAGAATCTCTTCAAATAAATATCAAATTCTTGAAGGGTTAGAAGAAAACCAAAAAGTAATAGACAATGCTTTATTCTTACTTGATAGTGATGCTGTAACAAATGGTCTTTATGATGAAGACAATGATAACTGGTAG
- a CDS encoding FixH family protein, with the protein MKFVKLFSILALVFTFLNAEIVSQSGNKDGIDVKLTSEKSLVVGDNIFFIELAKDGQAITNAKVKAKFYMPEMPGMPYMEFEENAKLVNGKYKMLINFSMGGTWQYQIKFKEENGKVHKLRGSVNL; encoded by the coding sequence ATGAAATTTGTAAAACTATTTTCTATTTTAGCTTTAGTATTCACATTTTTAAATGCTGAAATTGTTTCTCAATCGGGTAATAAAGATGGAATTGATGTTAAATTAACATCTGAAAAATCACTTGTTGTTGGAGATAATATTTTCTTTATAGAATTGGCAAAAGATGGGCAAGCTATTACAAATGCAAAAGTTAAAGCAAAATTTTATATGCCAGAGATGCCAGGGATGCCATATATGGAGTTTGAAGAAAATGCAAAATTAGTTAATGGAAAATATAAAATGTTAATTAACTTTTCTATGGGTGGAACTTGGCAATATCAAATCAAATTTAAAGAAGAAAATGGCAAAGTTCATAAATTAAGAGGAAGTGTGAACTTATAA
- a CDS encoding HvfA family oxazolone/thioamide-modified RiPP metallophore, with protein sequence MKTLKLKLATLFLGAALATTAAVAANAGSCGAGKCGGDMKKEMKGSCGAGKCGGDMKKEMKGSCGTGKCGGDMKKEMKHDMKKEMKQDKKVTGSCGAGKCGSN encoded by the coding sequence ATGAAAACATTAAAACTAAAATTAGCTACTTTATTTTTAGGTGCAGCTTTAGCTACAACAGCAGCAGTAGCAGCAAACGCAGGTTCTTGTGGAGCTGGTAAATGCGGTGGGGATATGAAAAAAGAGATGAAAGGTTCTTGTGGAGCTGGTAAATGTGGTGGAGATATGAAAAAAGAGATGAAAGGTTCTTGTGGAACTGGTAAATGTGGTGGAGATATGAAAAAAGAGATGAAACACGACATGAAAAAAGAGATGAAACAAGATAAAAAAGTTACTGGTTCTTGTGGTGCTGGTAAGTGTGGAAGTAACTAA
- a CDS encoding DUF4377 domain-containing protein, whose translation MKTLILSFLTILFFVGCVSSYNTSTLYIAPYKAKCVGVAPMKCLKVKKQKDDKWQLFYSNIKGFKFEEGNQYIIKVKKEKRENVPADASSIIYNLVEIIEKKPINN comes from the coding sequence ATGAAAACTCTAATTTTATCTTTTTTAACAATACTATTTTTTGTAGGATGTGTATCTTCTTATAATACTTCTACTTTATATATAGCTCCCTATAAAGCTAAGTGCGTTGGTGTAGCTCCAATGAAATGCTTAAAAGTTAAAAAACAAAAAGATGATAAATGGCAATTATTTTATAGTAATATAAAAGGTTTTAAGTTTGAAGAAGGAAACCAATATATTATAAAAGTAAAAAAAGAAAAAAGAGAAAATGTTCCAGCTGATGCCTCTTCAATTATTTATAATTTAGTTGAAATAATCGAAAAAAAACCGATAAATAATTAA
- a CDS encoding sensor histidine kinase → MVIVLTRSEKSALVRFLGLYLGSSFILLTIIAWLFYKVESNLYYDLITSNMKNVAAKISSTIIYAQMTNQKISPEKIRENIEFDFALYDHSYKKLVGNIPEKIDFSKKIKQYDNSFILIDDSALGHLGVNYVVIKENIFYKKIYQLKEKILISFLLIFAFLFITGFYLAKMFIKPITNERLKLNNFIKDTTHELNTPITAILMCTSNGSSLSEKNIQRINLSAKRISEIYKDLIYLFLEEKKKETPSNLRIDLILNEQIEYFKTLASKKRVEIKTDIKQTTFFIDKESFIRLCNNLISNAIKYNKIGGEIDIILKDNKMIVKDTGIGINKQNLKDIFKRFYRANNVQGGFGIGLNIVYTICNEYDIKVDVDSKEKEGTTFILTFKE, encoded by the coding sequence TTGGTTATAGTTTTAACAAGAAGTGAGAAATCAGCATTAGTTAGATTTCTAGGGTTATATCTTGGCTCTTCATTTATTTTACTTACTATTATTGCATGGCTATTTTATAAAGTTGAATCAAATTTATATTATGATTTAATTACTTCAAATATGAAAAATGTTGCAGCAAAAATCTCTTCAACTATAATCTATGCTCAAATGACTAATCAAAAAATTAGTCCTGAAAAAATTAGAGAAAATATTGAATTTGATTTTGCTTTATATGACCATAGCTATAAAAAACTTGTAGGAAATATTCCTGAAAAAATTGATTTTTCAAAAAAAATAAAACAATATGATAATAGTTTTATTTTAATTGATGACTCTGCACTTGGTCACTTGGGAGTTAATTATGTGGTTATTAAAGAAAATATTTTTTATAAAAAAATATATCAACTAAAAGAGAAAATACTTATTTCTTTTTTACTAATTTTTGCTTTTTTATTTATTACAGGATTTTATCTTGCAAAAATGTTTATAAAACCTATTACAAATGAAAGATTAAAGCTAAATAACTTTATAAAAGATACTACTCATGAGTTAAATACTCCTATTACTGCTATTTTAATGTGTACAAGTAATGGTTCATCATTAAGTGAAAAAAATATTCAAAGAATTAATCTAAGTGCAAAAAGAATTTCTGAAATATATAAAGATTTAATCTATTTATTTTTAGAAGAAAAGAAAAAAGAAACTCCTTCAAATCTTAGAATTGATTTGATTTTAAATGAACAAATAGAGTATTTTAAAACTTTAGCTTCTAAAAAAAGAGTTGAAATAAAAACAGATATTAAACAAACTACTTTTTTTATTGATAAAGAGAGTTTTATTCGATTATGCAATAATTTAATTTCCAATGCTATTAAATACAATAAAATTGGAGGAGAAATAGACATAATTTTAAAAGATAATAAAATGATTGTAAAAGATACAGGTATTGGGATAAATAAACAAAATCTAAAAGATATTTTTAAAAGATTTTATAGAGCCAACAATGTACAAGGTGGCTTTGGTATAGGTTTAAATATTGTATATACTATTTGCAATGAATATGATATAAAAGTAGATGTGGACTCAAAAGAAAAAGAGGGAACAACTTTTATATTAACTTTTAAAGAGTAA
- a CDS encoding sensor histidine kinase — protein MILIALLYYENEKKLYFDYTKTKVQNFASLISSKIILTHMNAEKKDTKGMLFEDKYSFSLYNQKKEKIYGNINEEIDFSKKLIEKDTYFILLDNSTYNHLGVAYIAIKDNSFYLAMKDLKRNIILLFLVIYFIISLIGFFLAKLFLKPIKDEREKLNTFIKDTTHELNTPISAILMSAENEDLTKKQIQRIKLAALKISEIYKDLTYVFLEENTQKTNIVKLNLEKIINEQLKYFEALAEKKSIQITYELEETFYEIEENDFIRLFNNILSNAIKYNKKRGTIHISLKDFTLNIQDNGIGISQEKIKDIFNRYYRATTQSGGFGIGLNIVQNICFKYNIKVNVESQLNKGTTFSFNF, from the coding sequence ATGATACTTATTGCCCTACTTTACTATGAAAATGAAAAAAAATTATATTTTGATTATACAAAAACAAAAGTTCAAAATTTTGCTTCATTAATCTCTTCCAAAATAATTTTAACTCATATGAATGCAGAAAAAAAAGATACAAAAGGTATGCTATTTGAAGATAAATATAGCTTCTCCTTATATAATCAAAAAAAAGAAAAAATCTATGGAAATATAAATGAAGAAATAGATTTTTCTAAGAAACTTATAGAAAAAGATACTTATTTTATTTTGCTAGATAATTCCACTTATAACCATCTAGGAGTAGCATATATTGCCATAAAAGACAACTCTTTTTATTTGGCTATGAAAGATTTAAAAAGAAATATCATTTTACTTTTTTTAGTAATTTATTTTATTATTTCCCTAATAGGTTTTTTTCTTGCAAAACTTTTTTTAAAACCAATAAAAGATGAAAGAGAAAAATTAAATACTTTTATAAAAGATACAACCCATGAATTAAATACTCCAATTAGTGCTATTTTAATGTCTGCTGAAAATGAAGACCTTACTAAAAAACAAATCCAAAGAATTAAACTTGCAGCTTTAAAAATCTCTGAGATTTACAAAGATTTAACTTATGTATTTTTAGAAGAGAATACTCAAAAAACAAATATTGTAAAATTAAATTTAGAAAAAATCATAAATGAACAACTAAAATACTTTGAAGCCTTAGCAGAAAAAAAATCAATTCAAATAACTTATGAATTAGAAGAAACTTTTTATGAAATAGAGGAAAATGACTTTATTAGATTATTTAATAATATCTTATCAAATGCTATAAAATATAATAAAAAAAGAGGTACTATTCATATAAGTTTAAAAGACTTTACTCTTAATATACAAGATAATGGCATAGGTATATCACAAGAAAAAATAAAAGATATTTTTAATAGATATTATAGAGCAACCACTCAAAGTGGTGGATTTGGTATTGGGCTTAATATTGTTCAAAATATTTGCTTTAAATATAATATAAAAGTTAATGTAGAATCACAACTAAATAAAGGAACTACCTTTTCTTTTAACTTTTAA
- a CDS encoding response regulator transcription factor has translation MRVLLLEDDTLLNEIIEEFLEELDYEVVSTHDGQEALETIYEDHFDLLILDVNVPSINGFDLLKSLKDNKIDIPTIYITSLHTSKDIQEGFESGADDYIKKPFHLSELKLRINNIKRLRQIDNSGQVKLNNEISYNYDTKYITVEKQETHLSKTEAKVFEYLIKNKNRAVSIEEISLNNWLYDEAPTATTIRTYIKNLRKILGKDKILNLKAVGYKITL, from the coding sequence ATGAGAGTTCTTTTACTTGAAGATGATACTTTATTAAATGAAATTATTGAAGAGTTTTTAGAAGAGTTAGATTATGAAGTAGTCTCAACTCATGATGGGCAAGAAGCCTTAGAAACTATCTATGAAGATCATTTTGATTTGCTTATTTTAGATGTAAATGTTCCTTCTATAAATGGCTTTGATTTATTAAAAAGCTTAAAAGACAATAAAATTGATATTCCTACAATTTATATAACTTCTTTACATACTTCAAAAGATATTCAAGAAGGTTTTGAATCAGGTGCTGATGATTATATTAAAAAGCCATTTCATTTAAGTGAATTAAAACTAAGAATTAATAATATAAAAAGATTAAGACAGATTGATAATAGTGGTCAAGTAAAATTAAATAATGAAATTTCTTATAATTATGACACAAAATATATAACTGTAGAAAAACAGGAAACTCACCTTTCAAAAACTGAAGCAAAAGTTTTTGAGTATTTAATAAAAAATAAAAACAGAGCTGTTTCAATAGAAGAAATATCTTTAAACAATTGGCTTTATGATGAGGCTCCCACAGCTACAACCATAAGAACCTATATAAAAAATCTTCGAAAGATTTTAGGAAAAGATAAAATATTAAATTTAAAAGCAGTGGGGTATAAAATTACTCTTTAA
- a CDS encoding response regulator transcription factor: MNILLLEDDLILNEIITEYLESKDYTVTSTYDGEDALINLFSNIYDLLLLDVNVPNINGFEILQRLRQEGITTPSIFITSLNQIDDLKKGFEIGCNDYIKKPFELEELGLRIDNIKKLFNIDTNIIKIDENIEFNTQDLILKNDGIIHHLPQKEAKILAYLVNHPNKIISHEELISNIWTYEETPSSSTLRTYIKNLRKILADEYIQTKKGVGYSFNKK, translated from the coding sequence ATGAATATACTATTATTAGAAGATGACCTTATTTTAAATGAAATAATCACTGAATATTTAGAATCAAAAGATTATACTGTAACCTCAACATATGATGGGGAAGATGCCTTAATAAATCTTTTTTCAAATATTTATGATTTATTACTTTTAGATGTAAATGTTCCAAATATAAATGGATTTGAGATTTTACAAAGATTAAGACAAGAAGGTATTACTACTCCTTCTATTTTTATAACTTCTTTAAATCAAATAGATGATTTAAAAAAAGGGTTTGAAATTGGATGCAATGATTATATAAAAAAACCTTTTGAATTAGAAGAACTTGGACTTAGAATTGATAATATAAAAAAACTATTTAATATAGATACAAATATAATTAAAATTGATGAAAATATTGAATTTAATACTCAAGACTTAATTTTAAAAAATGATGGAATTATTCATCATCTACCACAAAAAGAGGCTAAGATACTTGCATATTTAGTAAATCATCCAAATAAAATCATCAGCCATGAAGAGCTTATCTCTAATATTTGGACATATGAAGAGACTCCTAGTTCTTCCACACTAAGAACCTATATAAAAAATCTTAGAAAAATCTTAGCAGATGAATATATACAGACAAAAAAAGGAGTTGGTTATAGTTTTAACAAGAAGTGA
- a CDS encoding YceI family protein, whose translation MITLKKVVASLVFTAGLLNATPHAIDNSHTHVGFSVKHLMIANVKGEFKDFGGKIDFDYKTKEFKALSANIKTASVDTGIEKRDNHLKSEDFFLSSKYPEMTFVMKSYIKEDDDEGKMIGDLTIRGVTKEVTLDVEIGGTIKDFNGNNRVGFTLEGKINRMDYGLKWNKALELGGVAVDEKVKIIVEVEAVEL comes from the coding sequence ATGATTACTTTAAAAAAAGTAGTAGCTAGTCTAGTATTTACCGCAGGATTACTAAATGCAACTCCCCATGCAATTGATAATTCTCATACACATGTGGGATTTTCAGTTAAGCATTTGATGATTGCAAATGTAAAAGGTGAATTTAAAGACTTTGGTGGGAAAATTGATTTTGATTATAAAACTAAAGAATTTAAAGCCTTAAGTGCAAATATTAAAACTGCTTCAGTTGATACAGGTATAGAAAAAAGAGATAACCATTTAAAAAGTGAAGACTTCTTTTTATCTTCAAAATATCCAGAGATGACTTTTGTAATGAAATCTTATATAAAAGAAGATGATGATGAAGGTAAAATGATAGGAGATTTAACAATTAGAGGTGTTACAAAAGAAGTAACATTGGATGTAGAAATTGGTGGTACAATTAAAGACTTCAATGGAAATAATAGAGTTGGTTTTACACTAGAGGGTAAAATCAATAGAATGGATTATGGATTAAAATGGAATAAAGCACTGGAACTTGGTGGGGTTGCAGTAGATGAAAAAGTAAAAATAATAGTTGAAGTTGAAGCTGTAGAGCTTTAA